Proteins encoded by one window of Hafnia alvei:
- the mnmA gene encoding tRNA 2-thiouridine(34) synthase MnmA, with product MSDNSQKKVIVGMSGGVDSSVSAYLLQQQGYQVAGLFMKNWEEDDNEEYCSAATDLADAQAVCDKLGIELHTVNFAAEYWDNVFELFLAEYKAGRTPNPDILCNKEIKFKAFLEFAAEDLGADYIATGHYVRRRDINGTTQLLRGIDTNKDQSYFLYTLSHEQVAQSLFPVGELEKPEVRKIAEQLDLATAKKKDSTGICFIGERKFRDFLGRYLPAQPGKIMTVDGEEIGQHQGLMYHTLGQRKGLGIGGTKDGGEDPWYVVEKDLENNVLLVAQGHDHPSLYSNGLIAQQLHWVDRKTVREPFRCVVKTRYRQPDIACTVTPIDDERIEVRFDEPVAAVTPGQSAVFYIDEVCLGGGVIEQRIID from the coding sequence ATGTCAGATAACAGCCAGAAAAAAGTGATCGTCGGGATGTCCGGCGGCGTTGATTCCTCCGTATCCGCCTACCTATTACAACAACAGGGATATCAGGTTGCTGGCCTGTTCATGAAGAACTGGGAAGAGGACGACAATGAAGAGTACTGCTCAGCGGCGACCGATTTGGCCGATGCTCAAGCAGTCTGCGACAAGTTAGGTATCGAACTGCATACCGTTAACTTTGCGGCAGAATATTGGGATAACGTATTTGAGCTGTTCTTAGCCGAATACAAAGCTGGCCGCACGCCTAACCCCGATATCCTGTGTAACAAAGAGATCAAATTCAAAGCATTCTTAGAGTTCGCCGCTGAAGACTTAGGCGCTGACTACATTGCAACAGGTCACTATGTGCGCCGTCGCGATATCAACGGCACCACGCAGCTACTGCGCGGCATTGATACCAACAAAGATCAGAGCTACTTCTTGTATACGCTGAGCCATGAGCAAGTGGCACAGAGCCTGTTCCCTGTGGGTGAACTCGAAAAGCCAGAAGTTCGCAAAATCGCCGAACAGTTAGATCTTGCGACCGCGAAGAAGAAAGATTCAACCGGTATCTGCTTTATCGGTGAACGTAAATTCCGTGATTTCCTTGGCCGTTATTTGCCTGCGCAGCCGGGCAAAATCATGACCGTTGACGGTGAAGAGATTGGCCAACATCAAGGCCTGATGTATCACACGCTCGGACAGCGTAAGGGGCTCGGTATCGGCGGCACTAAAGACGGCGGTGAAGATCCTTGGTATGTGGTCGAGAAAGATCTTGAAAACAACGTGTTGCTCGTTGCTCAAGGCCACGACCACCCAAGCCTGTACTCGAATGGTTTAATTGCCCAGCAGCTGCATTGGGTCGATCGTAAAACCGTGCGTGAACCGTTCCGTTGCGTGGTGAAAACTCGCTATCGCCAGCCGGATATCGCTTGTACCGTCACGCCAATTGATGATGAGCGCATTGAAGTTCGCTTCGACGAACCTGTTGCGGCGGTGACGCCAGGGCAGTCTGCCGTGTTTTACATCGACGAAGTCTGCTTAGGCGGCGGTGTTATCGAACAACGCATCATTGACTAA